A window of the Gossypium hirsutum isolate 1008001.06 chromosome A05, Gossypium_hirsutum_v2.1, whole genome shotgun sequence genome harbors these coding sequences:
- the LOC107959632 gene encoding DEAD-box ATP-dependent RNA helicase 53, mitochondrial: MMNTVFKRTTSLASRRILAASAQTLLHHFHSTATVATAARDAETFFINRFKPFPGFPASAAKGFHAKSGPLYFRASTGVQAEYAVEDYVDEKGSEALEISNLGIAPEIVSALKNRGITKLFPIQRAVLEPAMQGRDMIGRAKTGTGKTLAFGIPIMDKIIRYNAKHGRGRNPLCLVLAPTRELAKQVEKEFHESAPNLDTICVYGGTPISRQMRQLDYGVDVAVGTPGRIIDLLKRGALNLSEVQFLVLDEADQMLQVGFAEDVETILERLPANRQSMMFSATMPNWIRSLTQKHLKNPLTIDLVGENDQKLAEGISLYSIAADMRGKAAILGPLITEHAKGGKCIVFTQTKRDADRLAYAMARNFKCEALHGDISQSQRERTLSGFRDGHFNILVATDVAARGLDIPSVDLVIHYELPNTSETFVHRTGRTGRAGRKGSAILIYTQDQNRAVKVIEREVGCRFSELPRIEVDGGSTGMFNDIGAGVRFGGARDRGYGDMGFGRSGRQAEYGFGRSGGNRGPGFGRSGSQFSDEMGGYGGRFGSNNRSGNFGGSASNRSSGFGNFGSRRTSGFGDFGSGNPGGFKDNRSGQTAGGFGGFGSGGFGDKHSGQSSASNGDSRSSRFSRFGVSDVDNDQSTGRTPF, translated from the exons ATGATGAACACCGTCTTCAAACGCACAACTTCCTTAGCCTCCAGGCGGATCCTCGCCGCCTCTGCTCAAACTCTCCTTCATCACTTCCACTCTACAGCAACAGTTGCAACAGCCGCCAGAGATGCTGAGACTTTCTTTATTAACAGATTCAAACCCTTCCCTGGCTTTCCGGCGTCTGCAGCGAAGGGGTTTCACGCCAAATCAGGGCCGTTGTATTTCAGGGCATCGACGGGCGTACAGGCAGAGTATGCCGTCGAGGATTATGTCGATGAGAAGGGAAGTGAAGCGCTTGAGATCTCTAATCTGGGGATTGCTCCCGAAATTGTTTCTGCTTTGAAGAATAGGGGTATCACCAAATTATTTCCAATCCAG AGGGCGGTGTTGGAACCAGCAATGCAAGGAAGGGACATGATTGGAAGGGCAAAGACAGGGACAGGCAAAACGCTTGCCTTCGGGATTCCTATCATGGACAAAATCATTCGATACAATGCTAAACATGg CCGTGGTAGAAACCCTTTGTGCTTGGTTTTGGCACCAACAAGGGAACTTGCTAAACAAGTTGAGAAGGAATTTCATGAGTCTGCTCCCAACTTGGATACAATATGTGTTTATGGTGGTACTCCAATTTCTCGTCAAATGAGGCAGCTTGATTATGGTGTTGATGTAGCTGTCGGTACACCAGGTCGCATTATTGATCTGCTTAAGAGAGGTGCTCTTAACTTATCGGAGGTTCAATTTCTTGTTCTTGATGAAGCTGATCAGATGCTTCAAGTTGGATTTGCCGAAGATGTTGAAACCATACTGGAGAGGCTGCCTGCAAATCGTCAAAGTATGATGTTTTCAGCAACCATGCCTAACTGGATTAGAAGCCTTACCCAAAAGCACTTAAAAAACCCATTAACGATTGATCTG GTTGGAGAAAATGATCAAAAGTTGGCAGAAGGAATTTCCTTGTATTCAATTGCAGCAGATATGCGTGGGAAAGCAGCAATTCTTGGTCCACTAATAACA GAGCATGCGAAAGGAGGGAAGTGTATTGTTTTCACTCAAACAAAGCGTGATGCAGATCGGTTGGCATATGCCATGGCAAGAAACTTTAAATGTGAGGCCTTGCATGGTGATATATCTCAAAGCCAGAGGGAAAGAACTCTCTCAGGATTCCGAGATgggcattttaatattttagttgcTACTGATGTTGCTGCTCGTGGCCTTGATATACCTAGTGTTGACCTG GTAATACATTATGAGCTTCCAAATACATCTGAAACTTTTGTCCATCGAACTGGCCGGACTGGTCGTGCTGGAAGGAAAGGAAGTGCAATTCTTATCTATACTCAAGACCAGAATAGGGCTGTTAAGGTTATTGAACGAGAAGTAGGCTGTAGATTTTCTGAG CTTCCTAGGATTGAGGTTGATGGTGGGAGCActggtatgtttaatgatattggTGCTGGTGTTCGATTTGGAGGTGCACGAGATCGTGGATATGGTGATATGGGTTTTGGTCGTTCTGGTCGGCAAGCGGAATATGGATTTGGCCGTTCTGGAGGCAATAGGGGTCCTGGATTTGGTCGTAGTGGCAGTCAGTTTTCTGATGAGATGGGTGGTTATGGAGGTCGTTTTGGTTCTAATAACCGGTCTGGAAATTTTGGTGGTTCTGCATCCAATCGTTCTAGTGGCTTTGGTAATTTTGGTTCTAGACGTACTAGTGGATTTGGGGACTTTGGTTCAGGTAACCCAGGTGGATTTAAGGACAATCGTTCTGGTCAAACTGCTGGTGGTTTTGGCGGCTTTGGTTCTGGTGGATTTGGTGACA